From one Azospirillum ramasamyi genomic stretch:
- a CDS encoding AsmA family protein gives MKKILIAALAGLVVLAGILLAAPSLIDWNAYKGTIAERVSQATGRQVELRGDVGFTLLPSPALTVRDARLANAPGAAEPDMVRLKKLDARVALGPLLSGRIQVESITLVDPTFVVEVLMDGGINWDMSTTGSRPGDGLGAAEGLVSAVSFDQVLIDNGTLIYRDNRNGRTETVEGLNARIAAGSLNGPFQIQGDFRFRGLPLHGEATAGRFTEGAAVPVRATLSMPHTDATLRFAGILTGGGGSKVQGDLRAEGSDFAKLVDARRPAALAQPFSLRATVEAGTSLATFSSLEAQLGDTRATGNATLRAGDPAKREAPRTELTLAVNRLDLDSWLARGGQGGAASGSAATAPANPATGDAKQSGPSFALPMGVEAKLDVAVDAMSYNGGVVRQGRVEASLTDGRLNIDRISALLPGGSDFVAAGEVTTPGGLPTIDMRMEANADNLRALLEWAKLDVQSVPADRLRRASLAARLQGHADRFEISGIDFRFDSSRLSGAIAYVDRGRPAFGARLELDRLYLDGYLPADQATAQPAAAGATQPAAARAAGPRSGSAATPLPQRLLGLADANLDLRIGQLTVGGLPVQGLHLDATVASGALTVREAKVDNIAGLTARVDGQVASLMPLRGVNIALAAEAKSLGGLPSAVAWPPGLPAPERLGAISAKARLAGDGERLAVEASAGMLDGTLEAGGAVLGLDRTPSADLKLRVTHPEMGRIAALFADRGLARALGPLDLYGELTGNATSPVLNNLQGMVAGVPVRGRLALDRKPARPALQADLQTGDLDLDRLRNAPLVGDGAGRNAGAPAGDPAAVPPADPLADLGWMQAADGRLALTATSLTLGGQRIAQPALRATLSGGTAILEQLDGEWQGGQIGVSGRLATVPGQEPKLDADITVIKADLGTALSGFAGLGFNGGTMDLDMTVSGSGNGDALARSLTGRGRAVASGGVLRGVDLAALRNRLAGVERAQEVLGAVAGALQGGETKLDRLDARFAIENGVIRADDARLTTTPADGTLAGTVSLPDERVDLGLTLKVRADGDLPPLTLRIAGPWDAPTQTLDLKALRDRFNAASPAGPAVRP, from the coding sequence GTGAAGAAGATCCTGATCGCTGCACTGGCCGGACTGGTGGTTCTGGCCGGCATCCTGTTGGCAGCGCCGAGCCTGATCGATTGGAACGCCTATAAGGGCACCATCGCCGAGCGTGTGTCGCAGGCGACCGGGCGCCAGGTGGAATTGCGGGGGGACGTCGGCTTCACCCTGCTGCCGTCGCCGGCGCTGACGGTGCGCGACGCCCGGCTCGCCAACGCCCCCGGCGCCGCCGAGCCCGACATGGTGCGGCTGAAGAAGCTGGATGCCCGCGTCGCGCTCGGCCCCCTGCTGAGCGGCCGCATCCAGGTGGAGAGCATCACGCTGGTCGATCCGACCTTCGTGGTGGAGGTCCTGATGGACGGCGGGATCAATTGGGACATGTCCACCACCGGCAGCAGGCCCGGCGACGGGCTCGGCGCCGCCGAAGGTCTGGTGTCCGCCGTCAGCTTCGATCAGGTCCTGATCGACAACGGCACCTTGATCTACCGCGACAACCGCAACGGCCGGACCGAGACGGTGGAGGGGCTGAACGCCCGCATCGCCGCCGGCAGCCTGAACGGCCCCTTCCAGATTCAGGGCGATTTCCGTTTCCGCGGCCTGCCCCTTCACGGCGAGGCGACCGCCGGCCGCTTCACCGAAGGGGCGGCGGTGCCGGTGCGGGCCACCCTGTCGATGCCCCATACCGACGCGACGCTCCGTTTCGCCGGCATCCTGACCGGCGGCGGCGGATCGAAGGTGCAGGGCGACCTTCGCGCCGAAGGCAGCGACTTCGCCAAGCTGGTGGATGCGCGCCGGCCGGCGGCGCTGGCCCAGCCCTTCAGCCTGCGCGCGACGGTGGAGGCGGGAACCAGCCTCGCGACCTTCTCCAGCCTGGAAGCCCAGCTTGGCGACACCCGCGCGACCGGAAACGCCACCCTGCGGGCCGGCGACCCTGCCAAGCGCGAGGCGCCGCGGACCGAACTGACGCTCGCCGTCAATCGGCTTGACCTGGATTCCTGGCTGGCGCGGGGCGGGCAGGGCGGCGCGGCGAGCGGCTCCGCCGCCACGGCTCCGGCAAACCCCGCGACCGGCGACGCCAAGCAGTCGGGCCCGTCCTTCGCCCTGCCGATGGGTGTGGAGGCCAAGCTGGACGTGGCCGTCGACGCCATGAGCTACAATGGCGGGGTGGTGCGCCAGGGCCGGGTCGAGGCGAGCCTGACCGACGGCCGGCTGAACATCGACCGCATCAGCGCCCTGCTGCCCGGCGGCTCCGATTTCGTCGCGGCGGGGGAGGTGACCACGCCGGGCGGCCTGCCGACGATCGACATGCGGATGGAGGCGAATGCCGACAACCTGCGCGCCCTGCTGGAATGGGCGAAGCTGGATGTCCAATCCGTTCCCGCCGACCGGCTGCGCCGTGCCTCGCTCGCCGCCCGTCTGCAGGGCCATGCCGACCGCTTCGAGATATCGGGCATCGATTTCCGCTTCGACAGCAGCCGGCTGAGCGGTGCGATCGCCTATGTCGACCGCGGCCGTCCCGCCTTCGGAGCGCGCCTCGAACTCGACCGCCTGTATCTCGACGGCTACCTGCCGGCCGATCAGGCCACTGCCCAGCCCGCCGCTGCCGGCGCCACCCAGCCGGCGGCGGCGCGCGCGGCGGGGCCGCGGTCCGGTTCCGCCGCCACGCCGCTGCCGCAGCGGCTTCTCGGCCTCGCCGACGCCAACCTCGACTTGCGGATCGGGCAGTTGACCGTGGGCGGCCTGCCGGTCCAGGGGCTGCATCTGGATGCGACGGTCGCTTCCGGCGCGCTGACGGTGCGCGAAGCCAAGGTGGACAACATCGCCGGCCTGACCGCGCGGGTGGACGGGCAGGTCGCCAGCCTGATGCCGCTGCGCGGCGTGAACATCGCCCTGGCGGCGGAGGCCAAATCGCTCGGCGGGCTGCCCAGCGCCGTCGCCTGGCCGCCCGGCTTGCCGGCGCCGGAACGGCTGGGCGCGATCAGTGCCAAGGCCCGGCTTGCCGGCGACGGCGAGCGGCTGGCGGTCGAGGCATCCGCCGGTATGCTTGACGGCACGTTGGAGGCCGGGGGCGCCGTCCTGGGGCTCGACCGCACGCCCAGCGCCGACCTGAAGCTGCGCGTGACCCACCCGGAAATGGGACGCATCGCGGCGCTGTTCGCCGACCGTGGGCTGGCCCGCGCCCTCGGCCCGCTGGACCTCTATGGCGAACTGACCGGGAATGCGACCTCGCCGGTGCTGAACAACCTGCAGGGAATGGTCGCCGGCGTGCCGGTGCGCGGCAGGCTGGCGCTCGACCGCAAGCCGGCGCGGCCGGCCTTGCAGGCCGATCTGCAGACCGGCGACCTCGACCTCGACCGCTTGCGCAACGCGCCGCTGGTGGGCGATGGCGCCGGCCGCAATGCGGGGGCACCCGCCGGCGATCCGGCCGCCGTCCCGCCCGCCGATCCGCTGGCGGATCTCGGCTGGATGCAAGCGGCGGACGGTCGGCTCGCGCTCACCGCCACCTCGCTGACGTTGGGCGGGCAGCGCATCGCGCAGCCGGCGCTGAGGGCGACGCTCTCCGGCGGGACCGCGATCCTGGAGCAGTTGGACGGCGAATGGCAGGGCGGCCAGATCGGCGTCAGCGGCCGTCTCGCCACCGTTCCGGGGCAGGAGCCGAAGCTCGACGCCGACATCACCGTCATCAAGGCCGACCTCGGCACCGCACTGTCCGGATTCGCCGGGCTGGGGTTCAATGGCGGGACGATGGATCTCGACATGACCGTCTCCGGCAGCGGCAATGGCGACGCGCTGGCGCGCAGCCTGACCGGCCGCGGCCGGGCGGTGGCATCGGGTGGCGTGCTGCGCGGTGTCGATCTCGCGGCGCTGCGCAACCGGCTGGCCGGGGTGGAGCGCGCGCAGGAGGTGCTCGGCGCCGTCGCCGGTGCTCTGCAGGGTGGAGAGACCAAGCTGGACCGGCTGGACGCCCGCTTCGCCATCGAGAATGGGGTGATTCGCGCCGACGACGCCCGCCTGACCACCACTCCCGCCGACGGCACGCTGGCCGGCACGGTGTCGCTGCCCGACGAGCGGGTGGATTTGGGGTTGACCCTTAAGGTGAGGGCTGACGGCGACCTGCCGCCGCTGACGCTGCGCATCGCCGGTCCCTGGGACGCGCCGACCCAGACTCTGGACCTGAAGGCCCTGCGTGACCGCTTCAATGCGGCTTCCCCGGCCGGTCCAGCGGTCCGCCCGTGA
- a CDS encoding DUF4169 family protein — MGDVVNLNRFRKTRERAERAKEAEANRARFGRTKAEKERDRKEAERRTQTLDGHRLDDES; from the coding sequence ATGGGCGACGTGGTCAACCTCAATCGCTTCCGCAAGACCCGTGAAAGGGCGGAACGCGCGAAGGAAGCCGAAGCGAATCGGGCTCGATTCGGCCGCACCAAGGCCGAGAAGGAACGCGATCGCAAAGAGGCCGAGCGACGCACTCAGACTTTGGACGGACATAGGCTTGACGACGAAAGCTGA
- a CDS encoding DUF2189 domain-containing protein — MMAAPTISFAYGALAVISSFVLVVGLSMLDMEYLLLPMAAGFMLVGPLLAVGLYETSRLLELGERPSFGKVAAVYRRNGVQIAGIGLVLMLAMLAWIRIAFLIFALFFSGEPPALDHLVDRIFFSAETIPFLLTGTLFGGVIATAVFSIAVVSIPMLLDRDTDVFTAMATSVAVVRANIRPMIAWGFLIALFMSAGMVTAFLGLAIALPVIGHASWHCYRDLVGPGR; from the coding sequence ATGATGGCGGCCCCAACCATCAGCTTCGCCTATGGCGCGCTGGCGGTGATCTCCAGCTTCGTCCTCGTGGTCGGGCTTTCGATGCTGGACATGGAATACCTGCTGCTGCCGATGGCGGCCGGCTTCATGCTGGTCGGCCCGCTTCTGGCGGTCGGGCTCTATGAGACCAGCCGGCTGCTGGAACTCGGCGAACGGCCGAGCTTCGGCAAGGTGGCCGCGGTTTATCGCCGTAACGGGGTGCAGATCGCCGGGATCGGGTTGGTCCTGATGCTGGCGATGCTGGCATGGATCCGCATCGCCTTCCTGATCTTCGCCCTGTTCTTCTCGGGCGAGCCGCCGGCGCTGGACCATCTGGTCGACCGCATCTTCTTCTCGGCCGAGACCATCCCGTTCCTGCTGACCGGCACGCTGTTCGGCGGGGTCATCGCGACCGCGGTCTTCTCCATCGCCGTGGTGTCGATCCCGATGCTGCTGGACCGCGACACCGACGTCTTCACCGCGATGGCGACCAGCGTCGCCGTCGTGCGGGCGAATATCCGGCCGATGATCGCCTGGGGCTTCCTGATCGCCCTGTTCATGAGCGCCGGAATGGTCACCGCCTTCCTCGGTCTGGCGATCGCGCTGCCGGTGATCGGTCACGCCTCCTGGCATTGCTACCGCGATCTGGTCGGCCCGGGACGGTGA
- a CDS encoding DUF1192 family protein translates to MAIDDRFEDLEPRKAKPAPKDLTVMGVAELEAYIATLQAEIERARAAIAAKQAQKSAAEAFFKKG, encoded by the coding sequence ATGGCCATCGACGACCGTTTCGAGGATCTGGAGCCGCGAAAGGCCAAGCCGGCGCCGAAGGATTTGACCGTGATGGGCGTGGCTGAGCTCGAGGCCTACATCGCCACGCTGCAGGCGGAGATCGAACGCGCCCGCGCAGCCATCGCGGCGAAGCAGGCGCAGAAATCGGCGGCGGAGGCGTTCTTCAAGAAGGGCTGA
- a CDS encoding NAD(P)H-quinone oxidoreductase — MGLALPDSMRCVEITEPGGPEVLRPARRPAPVPGPGEILVEVAAAGVNRPDTLQRQGRYDPPPGASDLPGLELSGTVIAIGEGVENWASGDRVCALVAGGGYAEYCTVPAVQALPVPGSLSMVEAAAVPETFFTVWTNVFERGALKRGETLLIHGGSSGIGTTAIQLAKAFGATVFTTAGSDDKCRACEQLGADRAINYKTEDFVAVIREATGGRGVDVVLDMVGGDYIARDIDIMAADGRHVSIAFLQGAKVSLNMAPVMTKRLTLTGSTLRARPVAEKGRIAAALREHVWPLLESGSIKPQIHCTFPLDEAAEAHRLMESSTHIGKIVLTVGPDAA, encoded by the coding sequence ATGGGACTCGCCTTGCCCGACAGCATGCGCTGCGTCGAGATCACTGAGCCCGGCGGGCCGGAGGTGCTGCGCCCCGCCCGCCGCCCCGCCCCGGTGCCGGGCCCCGGCGAGATCCTGGTGGAGGTCGCCGCCGCCGGCGTGAACCGTCCCGACACCCTGCAGCGCCAGGGCCGCTACGACCCGCCGCCGGGCGCCTCCGACCTGCCGGGGCTGGAACTGTCCGGCACGGTCATCGCCATCGGCGAGGGTGTGGAGAACTGGGCCAGCGGCGACAGGGTCTGCGCGCTCGTTGCCGGGGGCGGCTATGCCGAATACTGCACGGTGCCGGCGGTGCAGGCCCTGCCGGTGCCCGGATCGCTGTCGATGGTCGAGGCGGCGGCGGTGCCGGAAACCTTCTTCACCGTCTGGACCAACGTGTTCGAGCGCGGCGCCCTGAAGCGCGGCGAGACACTGCTGATCCATGGCGGGTCGAGCGGCATCGGCACCACGGCGATCCAGCTGGCGAAGGCCTTCGGCGCCACCGTCTTCACCACCGCCGGCAGCGACGACAAGTGCCGCGCCTGCGAACAGCTCGGCGCCGACCGGGCCATCAACTACAAGACCGAGGATTTCGTCGCCGTGATCCGCGAGGCGACCGGTGGACGCGGCGTCGACGTGGTGCTGGACATGGTCGGCGGCGACTACATCGCCCGCGACATCGACATCATGGCGGCGGACGGCCGCCACGTCTCCATCGCCTTCCTGCAGGGGGCGAAGGTGTCGCTGAACATGGCGCCGGTGATGACCAAGCGGCTGACGCTGACCGGGTCGACGCTGCGCGCGCGTCCGGTGGCGGAGAAGGGCCGCATTGCCGCCGCCCTGCGCGAGCATGTCTGGCCGCTGCTGGAATCCGGCAGCATCAAGCCGCAGATCCACTGCACCTTCCCGCTGGATGAAGCCGCCGAAGCCCATCGCCTGATGGAAAGCAGCACCCATATCGGCAAGATCGTGCTGACGGTCGGGCCGGACGCGGCCTGA
- a CDS encoding DUF1013 domain-containing protein, which translates to MALPLMPKATAVWLVENTSLSFEQIAAFCGMHSLEVQAIADGEVAVGMVGLDPIANGQLTKHEIERCEKNHDLRLKLLVADLPQVASRSKGPRYTPITKRGDKPDAIAWLLKHHPELSDAQVCRLIGTTKPTIAAVRDRTHWNVANIKPRSPVMLGLCSGRELEEALALAIRRGGVPRAPEDAAEDFYGENNGDDRYSEQEDAH; encoded by the coding sequence ATGGCACTGCCCTTGATGCCGAAAGCGACGGCCGTTTGGCTGGTCGAGAACACGTCCTTGTCCTTCGAGCAGATCGCCGCCTTCTGCGGCATGCATTCGCTGGAAGTCCAGGCCATCGCCGACGGCGAGGTCGCGGTCGGAATGGTGGGGCTCGACCCCATCGCCAACGGCCAGCTGACCAAGCATGAGATCGAGCGCTGCGAGAAGAACCATGATCTGCGCCTGAAGCTGCTGGTCGCCGACCTGCCGCAGGTCGCCTCCCGGTCCAAGGGCCCGCGCTATACCCCGATCACCAAGCGCGGCGACAAGCCCGACGCCATCGCCTGGCTGCTGAAGCATCATCCGGAACTGTCGGACGCCCAGGTCTGCCGGCTGATCGGCACCACCAAGCCGACCATCGCCGCGGTGCGCGACCGCACCCACTGGAACGTCGCCAACATCAAGCCGCGCAGCCCGGTCATGCTCGGCCTGTGCTCCGGCCGTGAGCTGGAGGAAGCGCTGGCGCTGGCCATCCGCCGGGGCGGCGTGCCCCGCGCGCCGGAGGATGCCGCCGAGGACTTCTACGGCGAGAACAACGGCGACGACCGCTATTCCGAACAGGAAGACGCCCACTGA